The genomic segment CCACACAAGCGTTGCAACTTAGTCATGACATAACTTGAAACTCCAAAAAAAGGAATGCGCGAGAAACACGCCATAAAATCAAAGTGACTTACCACTGGAACTTGTGCATAGGCACTCAAACTGCGCACCGCGGAAAGGCCCGTGGTAAAGCCATTTACCATGACAGCACCAGCTCCATTTTTCACGGCGATGTCATGCAAGCGCTTTAGTTCACTCACTTCATCGGTGATGTTGGCCAAAAAGATTTTTTTTGTTCCCGTTTCATCTTCAGCTTTTTTACACGCCTCACCCGCTAACTTTGTACGAAGATCAAGTGGAGAATATTCGGTATCGGCAAGCATCTCGTCATCTTTCGCAATGTCGAGGCCACCACACCACGCTTCGTAAGCAAGGCTCACAAAGTCTTCCGGTTTCAAGCCCACATTTGGCTTCACTACTCCACAAAAAATGGGACGATCATACACTTCCAACAAACCACGAATGCCATCCAATCCAAATTTTGGACCAGAAAATGCCGAAAGGTACTCATCGGGAAAATCAATGTCCAAAAGCTTTATCGCCGATACGCCGTGGCTGTAAAAAGCCCCTTCACCGCAAGCAACCGTAAGTAAATTAGGAATGCGAGCACCAAAATTGCGATGAGGATAGGCAATGCGAACAATAAGCCGAGTGTAGGCTTCGGCATGATGGAAAGCAGAAACAAAGTGTGGAGTTTTACTTATTTCTAAAACTTCAAAGTGAACAACTTTTGCAGCAAACTTTGGACGAAAGTCTTCATCTTTTCCAGGGCGAGACCACTGCGCTGTAGACATCTCGGAACAAAGACCCGCAAGCGCAACACGAGGTTCCACGCATGTTTCCACAGAGTATGTAAAAAAAAGATAATCATCACGAAGCAAATTTTCTTCGTCAGCAAAAAATGATTTTATGTCGTGTTCGTGCATTATTTTCTTTTCTCAAAAAAATTATCTTTAAAAACTCATCATGACATATCTACTCTTTTTCCCATTTCTTTTTCTAAACGCTTCAAAGCAGGAAGATAAATTGTTTTTATCTTCTCAAAAATATTTTCTACCGTTTTCGCATTATAGGTATGAGAACTTAAGTTACGGTCATCAATCATAGCAAGAAAAGCTTCTTCATCATCATTAAGCATCTGCTGTTTGAACGCTTCTTTAAGCGTTGTGCGCGGAGTTGTTGTTTCTTTTCCTTCAAATCGGAGGAAAATTTTTAGCATTTTCCACATGAGTTCAAAAGTGAATTCAAATCGTTGAATCGTTCCATCCCGTTTTAACTCGTCACCATCAGATGCAAGCGTAACAGCTTCATCTAGGCGTAAAAGCGCTTTTTTAAATTGGTCAAACGAGTAATAGACCTCTTTTTTTGTCATAGACAATCCTTCCTGTCTCTAAAATGAGTTGCAAAAATTCTGGATCGACTTGAGAAAGAAAAATCACATCGACCGAGTAAAGACCACTTAGAGCATCAAGCTTGGCTTTTAAAACTCTCACTTTTTTTTCTGATGGAGGCGTTGCTTCAAGGGCAAGATCAAAATCAGATGTGGCACTTCCTTCACCTTTTGCCCGTGAGCCAAAAAAATAAATCTTCTCAGGAAGACACTCTTGAATGAGAAGCTCAACTGATTGGCGTAATATTTCTTTTTCTCGTTCTGATGGCACCATAAGAATTATTTTTTTCTTTCCACAATATAATGTGCAAGCGCTCTGAGCGGTTCTGCTTTTTTGTCAAAACACTGCAAAGCTGCAATGGCGTCTTGAATAAGAGTTGCAGCTTTTTCTTTTGCTGCTTTCATTCCCAACAGGGCCGGATAAGTTAACTTGTCGTTCCCTTGATCACTGCCCACTTTTTTCCCAATAAGGGCTTCATCGCCTTCAACATCTAAAATGTCATCGGCAATTTGAAAGGCAAGACCAACTGCTTCACCATAGTTTTGCAAAGCTTGAATTTTTTCTACGCTTGCCCCACATAATTTTGCCGAACAGCAGAGTGGCGCTACTAGCAACTTTCCTGTCTTGTGCCGATGAATGGTTTCCAACACTTCTTCGCTTGCATGCTTTCCGGTGCAGTCCATATCGTACTGCTGCCCACCCGTCATACCTCTGGCACCCGTGGCATCGGCAAGGTCGGACATCACTTCCACCAAAACGTCTGAAGACACTTTTCCTTTTAAGGCACAAAGCACAGAAAAGGCTTCGGCAAGCAAAGCATCACCTGCAAGAATTGCAGTGGCTTCTCCAAAAACCTTGTGGCACGTGGGTTTCCCGCGGCGAAGATCATCATTGTCCATAGCGGGAAGATCGTCATGAATAAGAGAAAAGGTGTGAATCATTTCAAAGGCAACTGCAAGAGGAAGTACTTTTTTTTCATCACATCCAAGCGCAGATGCAGCAGCAAAAGCAAGTATAGGGCGAAGACGTTTTCCACCCGCTTCCAAACTATAACGCATTGCTTTTTGAAGATGTTCGGGAATATCTTTTGCTTCCAGCGAAATACACAAACTTGATTCAAGCAAAAGTTTTTTTTCGTGAAGGTATGAATTGAGATCGAACATAAGTTAGTTTTCGGATGTGAATGATTCTGTTTTTGCAATGCCGTCTTCAACCGCCAAAAGCTTTTCTACTTTCCCCTTCGCTTCGGTAAGTTTTTGTTCGCACAATCTTACCAGCGAAATACCTTGTTCAAACGTTTTCAGCGAATCATCCAAACTGAGGTCCCCGCCTTCTAGGCCACGCACTACTTGCTCTAAACGCTTCATTGCATCTTCAAAACTCTCTTTTAAGAGGTCTTCTTTTTTCTTTGCCGCCATAAAAACTCCTTTAAGTGCAGATTTCCTATTCAGAGGAGAAATGAAAGTCAATGACAATGGCCTTTTCTTTCTTGCACCGCTTCGCATTTCTCACTATGAGACGAAAACACAGTTTTTTTGAAGGGGGAAGGAAATGACGATGATGACGGCAAAAGAACCAAGCGGCCAAGAACGGCGTAAGTTTGCGCGACTAGATCTTGCACTTTCAATTTCGTACAGCGTTGTAGGCTCTAAAGAAATTCCCGAAGATCCTCGAGAAGCCTTAAGCAGTGATGTGAGTATCGGTGGACTTCGCCTCATGACCCCAAACAAACTTGAAAATGGCACTCGCTTAGAAGTTGCCATTGAGCTTCCTGAAGAAGACGAGCCCCTCAAAGCAGATGCCGAAGTCGTGTGGCAAATAAAAATTTCTGACGCCAGCTTTGAAACAGGCGTACTCATCAAAGGCATGTCTGTCAACGATCGCAGCCGTTTTATGTCATTTGTGTTTGATCAGATGGCGAAGGTTGGGTCGTAAGATTTAGTAATTTTCTTCATCCCCTTAGATTAAGGGGATGTTAGGTGGGGTTATTGTTTTTTGCACTCAGAAGATTATTGCTCTTTAGTTAAAAAGCTCTAACTCCCCCTACCCCCTCTTAATCTAAGAGGGGGAAATAATATCAAGCCTTCCGCACGAGCTTCATTTCACCTTCGTGCACTTTTGCACTCAGCTCTTCGCCAATGTTTACCTGCTTTACCGAGCGAATAGTTTCCCCATTTTCATTTTGAAGTACTGCATATCCTTTTGCCAAAATATGCAACGGAGAAAGATGTTCTAAGTTGGAAGCGTATTTCGAAAGTAAGTTTGTCTCACGTTCAATTTTTCTCTCAAGCGATTGAACAATTCTTTCACGAATGTGATCAAGCTGAATAAGCAATTCGGGAAAGCGTTTTGTGGGATCAGCAAGCCGTTCTCGCAATTGCTCCAGCTGCATCATGCGCGTTATATAGGTTTGCTTAAGCGAAAGTTTGAGACGCGAAAAACGATCTGTAATTTGCTGCATCAGTTCTTGTTTTACGGGTACTGCAATTTCAGCCGCAGCAGATGGCGTTGGCGCACGAACATCAGCCACAAAATCGGCAATGGTAAAATCGATCTCGTGTCCAACCGCAGAAATGGTGGGGATACGAGATGCAAAAAGAGCGCGTGCAACGCTCTCTTCATTAAACGCCCAAAGGTCTTCCAACGATCCACCGCCTCGGCCAACAATAAGTAAATCTACATCACGAAGCTGATTTACATCTTCTATAGCTTTAGCAACTTCCTCTGCAGCCCCCTCACCTTGTACCTTTGCGGGCACTACCAAAATATCAACTCCTGCAAAACGGCGAGTGAGCACATGAATAATATCTCTTACTGCCGCACCGGTTGGTGATGTGATCACGGCAATTTTTTTGGGAAGAAATGGAAGTGCTTTTTTATGTTCAGCGCGAAACAAACCTTCTTTTTCAAGCTTTGCCTTCAGCTGTTCAAAAGCCAATTGCAACGCACCTTTTCCTTTGGGTTCAATGTGATCAACAATAAGCGAGTAGGTTCCACGAGGTGCATAAACACTCAATTTCCCGTGGCAGATTACTTCTAATCCATCTTCAAGCTCAAAGGGAAAACGTCTGGAAAGCCCATTAAAGATAACGGTTGAAATTTGGGCTTTGTCATCCTTCAGTCCAAAGTACCAATGATTTGAGGTGCGACTTCGAAAATTGGTCACTTCTCCTGAAATCCAAATATTTAAAAATTGGCCTTCCAAAGATTCTCGAATGTATTCAGTAATCTCGGAAACGCTTAAGATATGTGGTTTTCCAGGTGATGGATATTCGTTTTGCATATGGTCCATGTTGTTTTTTTCACTTTCTGTGTCAAAAACTCGGGAGCAAGCTCCCGAATTTAATCCAGGGAAATCTGCTAAGGGAGTTTTTTGTTTTCCCTTAAGCTTCACCGAAAAACCGGGCAGTTTTCGCTTTTGAACTGTTGACACAGATGAACTGTGTTTTTCTTTTTCAGGAACAACATCGAAGATGAACATTTCTTGTTTCATAAACCCACTCAGAAAAAAATTTACAATCCACTTCCTAAAGCGCGTAAGCGGAATCGGGCTCCCTTGAGCTTGCTGTTCAAACTCACGGCTTGATTGTAGTACAGTTTTGCTTCGTCCATTTTTTTCTCATTTTCGGCCAGTCTCCCTTTCCAATAATACGCATATGAAGACCATTCATCATTTGGATGTGAAAGAAGAAAGCGCTCTAACAAAATATGAGCGTCTTCGTACCGTTGCGGATTTTGCAGAAGCACTAAACTAACGGCTGAGAAATAAAGTGATTTTTTCGCTTGTGGTTCAATGCGTAAAATATGCTCAAACTGGGAAAAGGCCTTTTCATACTGCTTCGCCGAGATAAGTATTTTTCCATAAATATTTCGAAAAAGAATATTGTCTGGATAACTTTGAACAAAAGGAAGAATAGCTTCTTCTCCTTTTTTATCATTTCCTTCTTCCAGATTTATAATGGCCAATACAATACGCGCAAGATCTTTGGCAACCACACCTTCTTTTACAACGCGCTCTATTAGTGCTATCCCTTCAGCTCTTTTGTCTGGCACAAAAGGAACGAACCACAAGTCTTTGGCAAAAACACTTCTCCAATACAAATACATCCCCATTCCAAAATCTGCATCTGCAAACTGAGGATCATTTTTTTGAATGCGTGCGAAAATTTGTCGCGACTTCGTACCCAGCGTATAGGCGCCAATCCAATCTCTGCGCCTGGCTTCAAAAAAACCTTCCAAGCCAATGAGAGAACCTGAAAACATAAGTTCCCAGTTGCTTTGCTTATAATTTTGCATCAACTGGGAAATGATTTTGTCTCCCATTTTTGCGTATTTCATAAATTCATCAAGGTAAGCAAAATTATCTTTTTCCAGCATTTTTACTTCGTTGAGCGCCATTAAACCGAAAGCGCCCGCTGGCGAGCTGGGATAAGCCGTGCTTAAGGCCTGAAAATGCTGAAATGCAGCTTCGTATTCTCTTGCAAAAAGCAATCTTTCGCCTTGCACAAGTTTTGCCGCAATTTTTTCTTGGATGACTTCTTTTTCAGATGCTGCATAGCTTGGCTGAACGCACACAGCCATCAGCAAAAAAATGCTCACAAAATAAGGGTAAATTTTTTGTTTTTGCAAACGGAACATGCGCCAACTCTTACTCCTCCTTACTTTTAAGAACAAGAGCTAAGAAAGAGGAAATTGCAATTTTATTTTAAATACTCTAAGGTTCTGAAAGTTTAAAAGGAGCAACACTATGAAACAGCCTCCTCACCTACTTCTCTACAGCAAGCAGCTCCAACTCAAGCCCATTCTTTTCGAAACACTTGAATCCTTTTACCCAGAACTTGTCCTCACCCAAAGCTACACCGAAACTGACCTCATCGCACCAAAAGCAAAACTGTGCATCATCGATACATTGCATCTAAGCATTGAACAAACTCACGAACTCCTCGAACTTTTGCCAGACATTCCTGCATTGCTTCTCATCCAAAATCTTGACGAGGCAAAACATTATGCTCAAATTATTCGAGGAAGAAGAGAACTTATCACCATCAACGAACTGGGCAACATTTCGCTTATCAATGTGGTGAGGCATCTTTTTGAACGGCAAGAACTTCATAAAGAAGTCCAAAAAAACAAACTTCAACTTCACGAACTTTCTACCAGAGACGAAGAAACAAAACTTTATAATCGAAGACATTTCTGCAGTTTACTTGATCAAGAAATAAAAAAATCAAACCGATATCAACGAGAGCTTTCCCTTGTTCTGCTTGAGTTTAAGAAGAATGAAGAAAATATAAATGAGGATGAAAAGCATTCGTTTTCTTCTCTCACCACTCTCATTCAAAACACCTTACGTGGAACTGACTTGTTGTCGCGCTTAGATGAAAACATTTTTGCATTTTTGCTTCCCGAAACAGATGCTCATCAAGCTCATGTTGTCTGCGAACGCTTGCAAGAACAATTTGATGAACATTTTTTTTCCGAAACTTGGCTTTGTTCTTTTTGTCACATCAGCAAAACAAAAAATGAAATTTTTGCTGAAGCCCTCATTGAAAAAAACATGAAAGCCCTTTTTCTGAAAAGAGATGAACGCATTATCAATGCAAACCAACAGCTTCACCTTCCAGAAAACAATAACATCCATCTCACCCTCAAAGAACCCATTCAAAAAACAATTCAAAGTCTCGGCCGAAAATGTGAGCAAAAATATTTTGAATCAATTGTGAACACGTTCAAGCTTCCCATGAAAGCAAAGAAAGTTTTTTTGCAACACGCCGAGCGAGTTTCCGTTCTTGCAGAACACCTTGCCGAACAATGTAAATTGGAAATACATGAAGTCCAAAACGTACGAAGAGCGGGGCTCTTTCACGATCTCGGCATT from the Deltaproteobacteria bacterium CG11_big_fil_rev_8_21_14_0_20_42_23 genome contains:
- a CDS encoding ribulose 1,5-bisphosphate carboxylase — protein: MHEHDIKSFFADEENLLRDDYLFFTYSVETCVEPRVALAGLCSEMSTAQWSRPGKDEDFRPKFAAKVVHFEVLEISKTPHFVSAFHHAEAYTRLIVRIAYPHRNFGARIPNLLTVACGEGAFYSHGVSAIKLLDIDFPDEYLSAFSGPKFGLDGIRGLLEVYDRPIFCGVVKPNVGLKPEDFVSLAYEAWCGGLDIAKDDEMLADTEYSPLDLRTKLAGEACKKAEDETGTKKIFLANITDEVSELKRLHDIAVKNGAGAVMVNGFTTGLSAVRSLSAYAQVPVVSHFDFMACFSRIPFFGVSSYVMTKLQRLCGFDLIIMPGFGSRMLSEEDEVLDNVETCLNTFGNLKRSLPAPGGSDSAVTLPTLFQKLGHADFAMVPGRGVFGHPAGPRAGALSLHQAWDAVQAKEPLHLYAKEHKELALSISTFSS
- a CDS encoding nucleotidyltransferase, which encodes MTKKEVYYSFDQFKKALLRLDEAVTLASDGDELKRDGTIQRFEFTFELMWKMLKIFLRFEGKETTTPRTTLKEAFKQQMLNDDEEAFLAMIDDRNLSSHTYNAKTVENIFEKIKTIYLPALKRLEKEMGKRVDMS
- a CDS encoding nucleotidyltransferase; the protein is MVPSEREKEILRQSVELLIQECLPEKIYFFGSRAKGEGSATSDFDLALEATPPSEKKVRVLKAKLDALSGLYSVDVIFLSQVDPEFLQLILETGRIVYDKKRGLLLV
- a CDS encoding polyprenyl synthetase, with the translated sequence MFDLNSYLHEKKLLLESSLCISLEAKDIPEHLQKAMRYSLEAGGKRLRPILAFAAASALGCDEKKVLPLAVAFEMIHTFSLIHDDLPAMDNDDLRRGKPTCHKVFGEATAILAGDALLAEAFSVLCALKGKVSSDVLVEVMSDLADATGARGMTGGQQYDMDCTGKHASEEVLETIHRHKTGKLLVAPLCCSAKLCGASVEKIQALQNYGEAVGLAFQIADDILDVEGDEALIGKKVGSDQGNDKLTYPALLGMKAAKEKAATLIQDAIAALQCFDKKAEPLRALAHYIVERKK
- the xseB gene encoding exodeoxyribonuclease VII small subunit, which produces MAAKKKEDLLKESFEDAMKRLEQVVRGLEGGDLSLDDSLKTFEQGISLVRLCEQKLTEAKGKVEKLLAVEDGIAKTESFTSEN
- the xseA gene encoding exodeoxyribonuclease VII large subunit — encoded protein: MDHMQNEYPSPGKPHILSVSEITEYIRESLEGQFLNIWISGEVTNFRSRTSNHWYFGLKDDKAQISTVIFNGLSRRFPFELEDGLEVICHGKLSVYAPRGTYSLIVDHIEPKGKGALQLAFEQLKAKLEKEGLFRAEHKKALPFLPKKIAVITSPTGAAVRDIIHVLTRRFAGVDILVVPAKVQGEGAAEEVAKAIEDVNQLRDVDLLIVGRGGGSLEDLWAFNEESVARALFASRIPTISAVGHEIDFTIADFVADVRAPTPSAAAEIAVPVKQELMQQITDRFSRLKLSLKQTYITRMMQLEQLRERLADPTKRFPELLIQLDHIRERIVQSLERKIERETNLLSKYASNLEHLSPLHILAKGYAVLQNENGETIRSVKQVNIGEELSAKVHEGEMKLVRKA